The following proteins come from a genomic window of Geomonas sp. RF6:
- the recG gene encoding ATP-dependent DNA helicase RecG produces MPIITLSPDGTLALPEEIRDSLSLRPGDLLSVEAVDGSLRISLHTPKEKAEKPMIRKPQDLQHPAELATPIRVIKGVGPRLSDILSKKGMCTVEDALYVLPHRYEDRRELQRIAALRPGSSAAFFASVESAQEMTTKGGRRYFEAIVKDETGSLTLKWFHFHPAFMKKNWLPGRRGIFIGEVSQFGYQREMHHPEVEWAGEGEELAEVMARDPENFGRILPVYPLTEGVTQKVMRKVMRQVVRDYARFVPDLLPAEIVERQALLPLPRALKESHDPDPATARLAELNEGRGAAHRSLAFDEFFFLQLGLALKKRGIALEEGISFQVTHRYTKELTKLLPFSLTGAQRRVLTEIKEDMMTPHPMHRLVQGDVGCGKTLVALMAALIAVENDYQVAIMAPTELLAEQHYLNIRGYCDTLGVTTALLTGSIKGKSDTLGKIASGETQIVVGTHAVIQEKVEFRRLGLGVIDEQHRFGVVQRALLKRKGINPDILVMTATPIPRTLSMTVFGDLSLSVIDELPPGRTPIETKVARESRRKQVYGVVREEVSQGRQAYIIYPLVEETEKSDLKAAVQMAEELSTKIFPDLRVGVLHGRMAAAEKEAVMKAFKAGESDILVATTVIEVGIDVPNVTVMVVEHAERFGLSQLHQLRGRVGRGSARSRCILMTGDRVSEDSLRRLEVMEQSNDGFVIAEADLEIRGPGDFFGTRQAGIPELKVADLLRDAGVLEEARTEAFALVEDDPHFRAPGHDTLRRELIRRWGGRLELASIA; encoded by the coding sequence ATGCCGATCATCACTCTCTCCCCAGACGGCACCCTCGCGCTCCCCGAGGAGATCAGGGACTCCCTCTCCCTCAGGCCCGGAGACCTCCTCAGCGTGGAGGCCGTCGACGGCTCCCTGCGCATCTCGCTGCACACCCCCAAAGAAAAAGCGGAGAAGCCCATGATCCGGAAACCGCAGGATCTCCAGCATCCCGCCGAGCTCGCCACCCCCATACGCGTCATCAAGGGGGTGGGGCCCAGGCTGTCCGACATCCTTTCCAAAAAGGGGATGTGCACGGTGGAGGACGCCCTCTACGTCCTGCCGCACCGGTACGAGGACCGGCGCGAGCTGCAAAGGATTGCGGCGCTCCGGCCGGGCAGCAGCGCGGCGTTTTTTGCTTCCGTGGAGTCTGCGCAGGAGATGACCACGAAGGGGGGGCGGCGCTACTTCGAGGCGATCGTAAAGGACGAAACCGGGAGCCTCACGTTGAAGTGGTTCCACTTCCACCCTGCCTTCATGAAGAAGAATTGGCTCCCGGGGCGGCGCGGGATCTTCATCGGCGAGGTCTCCCAGTTCGGCTACCAGCGCGAGATGCACCACCCGGAGGTGGAATGGGCTGGCGAGGGGGAAGAGCTCGCCGAGGTCATGGCGCGCGATCCGGAGAACTTCGGACGCATACTCCCGGTGTACCCGCTGACGGAAGGGGTGACCCAGAAGGTGATGCGCAAGGTCATGCGCCAGGTCGTGCGGGACTACGCGCGTTTCGTCCCCGATCTACTCCCCGCCGAGATCGTGGAGCGCCAGGCACTTCTCCCCCTGCCGCGGGCGCTGAAGGAATCGCACGATCCGGATCCGGCGACGGCTCGCCTCGCGGAGCTGAACGAGGGGCGCGGTGCGGCACACAGATCTCTCGCCTTTGACGAATTCTTCTTCCTGCAGCTCGGGCTCGCCCTCAAGAAGCGCGGCATCGCGCTGGAGGAGGGGATCAGCTTCCAGGTCACCCACCGCTACACGAAGGAGCTCACGAAGCTCCTCCCTTTTTCCCTCACCGGTGCCCAGCGCCGCGTCCTCACCGAGATAAAGGAGGACATGATGACTCCGCACCCGATGCACAGGCTGGTGCAGGGTGACGTCGGTTGCGGGAAGACCCTTGTGGCGCTCATGGCTGCGCTCATCGCGGTGGAAAACGACTACCAGGTCGCTATTATGGCGCCCACCGAGCTCCTCGCCGAGCAGCACTATCTGAACATCCGCGGCTACTGCGACACCCTGGGAGTGACTACCGCGCTTCTGACCGGGAGCATCAAGGGGAAGAGCGACACGCTGGGAAAGATCGCCTCCGGAGAGACGCAGATCGTTGTGGGGACCCATGCGGTGATCCAGGAGAAGGTGGAGTTCAGGCGGCTGGGGCTCGGGGTCATCGACGAGCAGCACCGGTTCGGCGTCGTGCAGCGGGCCCTTCTGAAGCGGAAAGGGATCAATCCGGACATCCTTGTCATGACCGCCACCCCGATACCGCGCACCCTCTCCATGACCGTCTTCGGTGACCTCTCGCTCTCGGTTATCGATGAGCTCCCGCCGGGGAGAACGCCGATAGAGACGAAGGTAGCGCGCGAGTCGCGGCGCAAGCAGGTGTACGGAGTCGTGCGCGAAGAGGTGAGCCAGGGTCGGCAGGCCTACATCATCTATCCCCTGGTGGAAGAGACCGAGAAGAGCGACCTGAAGGCGGCGGTGCAGATGGCTGAGGAGTTGAGCACGAAGATCTTCCCTGACTTGCGCGTCGGCGTCCTGCACGGCAGGATGGCCGCGGCCGAGAAGGAAGCGGTAATGAAGGCGTTCAAGGCGGGCGAGAGCGACATCCTCGTGGCAACGACCGTCATCGAGGTGGGGATCGATGTGCCGAACGTCACCGTCATGGTGGTGGAGCACGCGGAGCGTTTCGGCCTGTCACAGCTGCACCAGCTTCGCGGCAGGGTAGGGCGCGGCAGCGCCCGCTCGCGCTGCATCCTCATGACCGGCGACCGCGTCTCCGAAGATAGCCTGAGGCGACTCGAGGTGATGGAGCAGAGCAACGACGGCTTCGTCATCGCAGAAGCCGATCTGGAGATCCGCGGCCCCGGCGACTTCTTCGGCACCCGCCAGGCGGGGATTCCCGAGCTTAAGGTGGCCGATCTCCTGCGCGACGCAGGGGTGCTGGAAGAGGCAAGAACGGAGGCGTTCGCCCTTGTAGAGGATGACCCCCATTTCCGCGCCCCCGGCCACGACACGCTGCGCCGCGAACTTATCCGCCGCTGGGGGGGCAGGCTCGAGCTTGCCTCCATCGCATAG
- a CDS encoding DUF1858 domain-containing protein, translating to MSQQVTKDMTFAAVMRMHPDTVKVLKKYNLGCVGCMGAQNESLEQGCAAHGINVDDIVNDLNAIFQ from the coding sequence ATGAGCCAGCAGGTAACCAAAGACATGACCTTCGCCGCAGTTATGAGAATGCACCCGGACACGGTCAAGGTCCTTAAAAAGTACAACCTCGGCTGCGTCGGCTGCATGGGCGCCCAGAACGAGTCCCTCGAGCAGGGTTGCGCCGCTCACGGCATCAACGTCGACGACATCGTCAACGACCTGAACGCCATTTTCCAGTAA
- the greA gene encoding transcription elongation factor GreA has product MSQSVPLTKESYEALQEDLKRLIREERPKVIQDIAEARSHGDLSENAEYDAAKHRQAFIEGRIAELGDKLARAYVVDLSNLKPDKVVFGATVTVYDTATEEEITYKIVGEDEADIKVGKISCTSPVGKALIGHKLDDTVKVSVPAGLKEYEILEIRYE; this is encoded by the coding sequence ATGTCCCAGTCCGTCCCTTTGACAAAGGAAAGCTATGAGGCACTCCAGGAAGATCTGAAGCGCCTGATAAGGGAGGAACGTCCCAAGGTTATTCAGGACATAGCTGAGGCCAGATCGCACGGCGACCTCTCGGAGAACGCAGAGTACGACGCTGCCAAGCACCGCCAGGCCTTCATCGAGGGGCGCATCGCCGAGCTCGGCGACAAGCTCGCTCGCGCCTACGTCGTCGACCTTTCCAACCTGAAGCCTGACAAAGTCGTCTTCGGCGCCACGGTGACGGTGTACGACACCGCCACAGAGGAAGAGATCACCTACAAGATCGTGGGAGAGGACGAGGCGGACATCAAGGTCGGCAAGATCTCCTGTACTTCCCCGGTGGGAAAAGCCCTCATCGGCCACAAGCTCGACGACACCGTGAAGGTGAGCGTCCCGGCCGGTCTGAAGGAGTACGAGATCCTGGAAATCAGGTACGAATAG
- the carB gene encoding carbamoyl-phosphate synthase large subunit — MPKRTDINKILIIGAGPIVIGQACEFDYSGTQACKALKEEGYQVVLLNSNPATIMTDPDFADATYIEPVTPEILAAILEKERPDALLPTLGGQTALNTAVAVAENGTLDRLGVELIGAKLPAIKKAEDRTLFKEAMQKIGIDLPRSGFAHNYAEAMEVVKHVGFPAIIRPSFTLGGTGGGIAYNMEEYERMAMAGIDASPTDEILVEESLIGWKEYELEVMRDTADNVVIICSIENFDAMGVHTGDSITVAPAQTLTDKEYQLLRDASLKIIREIGVDTGGSNIQFGVNPKNGRMIIIEMNPRVSRSSALASKATGFPIAKIAAKLAVGYTLDEITNDITKETPACFEPTIDYVVTKIPRFTFEKFPAADATLTTQMKSVGEVMSIGRTFKESLQKALRSLEIGSSGFESRFFSPSEETRRALTDKERSLLVEKLCVPNFDRLWFIADALRSGMTVDEVYKHTAVDPWFLHNIRQIVEKEEELKSVKLDALAGEELSDLLREAKRYGFSDKYLATLWQMPEAEVRAKRIAAGVKPVFKRVDTCAAEFVAYTPYLYSTYEEECEAEPTGRKKIMILGGGPNRIGQGIEFDYCCVHGVFALEEDGYETIMVNCNPETVSTDYDTSDRLYFEPLTFEDVLNIVEVERPDGVIVQFGGQTPLKLAVALEKAGVPIIGTSPDAIDRAEDRERFQEMLQKLDLRQPQNGTARSFEEAEAVANRIGYPVVVRPSYVLGGRAMEIVYDVDNLRRYMHTAVQASPEHPILIDQFLDEAIEIDVDALCDGQIAVIGGIMEHIEEAGIHSGDSACSLPPYSISQEIVEEIRRQTRIMALELNVKGLMNVQYAVKGKDIYILEVNPRASRTSPFVSKATGRPLAKIAARVMAGKTLTELGVTEEIVPTHISVKESVFPFAKFPGVDTILGPEMKSTGEVMGIGATFAHAYAKAQLGAGVKLPVSGKVFISVKDSDKKHIVSAAKRLYDHGFQLVATRGTAGYLQKEGIPVQTVNKVMEGRPHIVDSIKNNEICMVINTTQGAQAVADSFSIRRNALIHNVAYYTTASGARAAVDGIIANSETKLTVNPIQHYLNEA; from the coding sequence ATGCCTAAACGTACAGACATCAACAAGATCCTCATCATAGGCGCAGGGCCGATCGTCATCGGGCAGGCGTGCGAGTTCGACTACTCCGGGACCCAGGCGTGCAAGGCGCTGAAGGAAGAGGGGTACCAGGTGGTGCTGCTGAACAGCAACCCCGCCACCATCATGACCGACCCGGACTTCGCCGATGCCACCTACATCGAGCCGGTGACCCCCGAGATCCTCGCGGCGATCCTGGAAAAGGAGCGCCCCGACGCGCTGCTGCCGACCCTTGGCGGGCAGACCGCGCTGAACACCGCTGTTGCGGTGGCGGAAAACGGTACGCTGGATCGTCTGGGCGTGGAACTGATCGGCGCGAAGCTTCCCGCCATCAAGAAGGCGGAGGACCGCACCCTCTTCAAGGAGGCGATGCAAAAGATCGGCATCGACCTGCCGCGCTCCGGCTTTGCCCACAACTACGCCGAGGCGATGGAAGTGGTAAAGCACGTCGGCTTCCCGGCAATCATCCGCCCCTCCTTCACCCTCGGCGGGACCGGCGGCGGCATCGCCTACAACATGGAAGAGTACGAGCGGATGGCGATGGCGGGCATCGACGCCTCCCCGACCGACGAGATCCTCGTCGAGGAGTCCCTCATCGGCTGGAAGGAGTACGAGCTGGAGGTCATGAGGGACACCGCGGACAACGTGGTGATCATCTGCTCCATCGAGAACTTCGATGCCATGGGCGTGCACACCGGCGACTCCATCACCGTCGCCCCGGCCCAGACCCTCACCGACAAGGAGTACCAGCTCCTGCGCGACGCCTCGCTGAAGATCATCCGCGAGATCGGCGTTGACACCGGCGGCTCCAACATCCAGTTCGGCGTGAACCCCAAGAACGGGCGGATGATCATCATCGAGATGAACCCCCGCGTCTCCCGCTCCTCGGCCCTTGCCTCCAAGGCGACCGGCTTCCCGATCGCGAAGATCGCGGCGAAGCTCGCCGTCGGCTACACCCTCGATGAGATCACCAACGACATCACGAAAGAGACGCCGGCCTGCTTCGAGCCGACCATCGACTACGTGGTGACGAAGATCCCGCGCTTCACCTTCGAGAAGTTCCCCGCAGCGGACGCGACCCTCACCACCCAGATGAAATCGGTGGGCGAGGTCATGTCCATCGGCCGCACCTTCAAGGAGTCGCTGCAAAAGGCGCTGCGCTCTCTCGAGATCGGCTCGAGCGGCTTCGAGTCCCGCTTCTTCTCCCCTTCGGAGGAGACGCGCCGCGCCCTCACCGACAAGGAGCGCTCCCTTCTGGTGGAGAAGCTGTGCGTGCCGAACTTCGACCGCCTCTGGTTCATCGCGGACGCGCTCAGAAGCGGCATGACTGTGGACGAGGTGTACAAGCACACCGCGGTGGACCCCTGGTTCCTGCACAACATCCGTCAGATCGTGGAGAAGGAGGAGGAGCTGAAGAGCGTGAAGCTCGACGCGCTCGCCGGTGAGGAGCTTTCCGACCTCCTGCGCGAGGCGAAGCGCTACGGCTTCTCCGACAAGTACCTTGCCACGCTCTGGCAGATGCCGGAGGCGGAGGTCCGCGCGAAACGGATCGCAGCCGGCGTGAAGCCGGTATTCAAGCGAGTCGACACCTGCGCCGCCGAGTTCGTCGCCTACACCCCGTACCTCTACTCCACCTACGAGGAGGAGTGCGAGGCGGAGCCGACGGGGCGCAAGAAGATCATGATCCTGGGCGGCGGCCCGAACCGCATCGGCCAGGGTATCGAGTTCGACTACTGCTGCGTGCACGGCGTATTCGCCCTCGAGGAGGACGGCTACGAGACGATCATGGTGAACTGCAACCCGGAGACGGTCTCCACCGACTACGACACCTCCGACCGCCTCTACTTCGAGCCCCTCACCTTCGAGGACGTGCTGAACATCGTGGAAGTGGAGAGGCCGGACGGTGTCATCGTGCAGTTTGGCGGCCAGACCCCGCTGAAGCTCGCCGTCGCGCTGGAGAAGGCAGGGGTTCCGATCATCGGCACCTCTCCGGACGCCATCGACCGCGCGGAGGACCGGGAGCGCTTCCAGGAGATGCTGCAGAAGCTCGACCTGCGCCAGCCGCAAAACGGCACCGCCCGCTCCTTCGAGGAGGCGGAGGCGGTGGCAAACCGCATCGGCTACCCGGTGGTAGTGCGCCCCTCCTACGTCCTCGGCGGCCGCGCCATGGAGATCGTGTACGATGTGGATAACCTGCGCCGCTACATGCACACCGCGGTGCAGGCTTCCCCCGAGCACCCGATCCTCATCGACCAGTTCCTCGACGAGGCGATCGAGATCGACGTCGACGCACTCTGCGATGGCCAGATAGCGGTCATCGGCGGTATCATGGAGCATATAGAGGAGGCGGGGATCCACTCCGGCGACTCCGCCTGCTCGCTGCCGCCGTACTCCATCTCCCAGGAGATCGTGGAGGAGATCAGGCGGCAGACGAGGATCATGGCGCTGGAGCTGAACGTAAAAGGGCTCATGAACGTGCAGTACGCGGTGAAAGGGAAGGACATCTACATCCTGGAGGTTAACCCCCGCGCCTCCCGCACCTCGCCCTTCGTCTCCAAGGCGACCGGCAGGCCGCTGGCGAAGATCGCGGCGCGCGTCATGGCGGGGAAGACCCTTACCGAGCTCGGTGTCACCGAGGAGATCGTCCCCACCCACATCTCGGTGAAGGAGTCGGTATTCCCCTTCGCGAAGTTCCCGGGAGTCGACACGATCCTCGGGCCGGAGATGAAGTCTACCGGAGAGGTCATGGGTATCGGCGCGACCTTCGCGCACGCCTACGCGAAGGCGCAACTCGGCGCCGGCGTGAAGCTTCCGGTGTCGGGGAAAGTATTCATCAGCGTTAAGGATAGTGACAAAAAACATATTGTCAGTGCCGCCAAAAGACTGTATGATCATGGCTTCCAACTGGTTGCCACGCGCGGCACCGCGGGTTACTTGCAGAAAGAAGGGATCCCGGTGCAGACAGTAAACAAGGTGATGGAAGGCCGCCCGCACATTGTTGACTCCATCAAGAACAATGAAATCTGCATGGTGATCAATACAACGCAGGGCGCACAGGCAGTAGCAGATTCCTTCTCCATTCGCAGGAATGCCCTGATACACAACGTCGCTTACTACACCACAGCCTCCGGCGCCCGCGCAGCGGTCGACGGCATTATTGCCAACTCGGAGACGAAGCTGACAGTAAACCCGATACAGCACTACCTGAACGAAGCCTAA
- a CDS encoding radical SAM protein, with protein sequence MRYKEMFESGELLERVREGYQRLRKCDICPHACGVDRLAGQVGRCGAGKGPRIASANIHRGEEPPISGSRGSGTIFLSGCTLTCRFCQNFPISQLRNGTDLSVRELAGKMLGLQARGAHNINFVTPTHYTPQIMAALYAAVQDGFTIPIVWNTSGYERVDTLKLLEGIVDIYLPDMKYTSESEAVRLSGAPGYTELNRLAVAEMLAQVGHLETDEDGIGTRGLIIRHLVLPEGAAGSAETLRWIAEHLGRETHIALMSQYFPAHVAPETPGIGRRITAEEYAEAVEALEECELDNGWVQDEPE encoded by the coding sequence ATGCGCTACAAGGAAATGTTCGAATCCGGTGAACTCCTCGAGCGGGTCAGAGAGGGGTATCAGCGGTTAAGGAAGTGCGATATCTGCCCGCATGCCTGCGGGGTCGATCGCCTCGCGGGGCAGGTCGGGCGATGCGGAGCCGGAAAGGGTCCCCGCATCGCCTCGGCAAACATCCACCGGGGTGAGGAGCCGCCGATCTCCGGGAGCCGCGGTTCGGGCACCATCTTCCTCTCGGGGTGCACTCTCACCTGCCGGTTCTGCCAGAACTTCCCGATAAGCCAGCTCAGAAACGGCACCGACCTGTCGGTGCGCGAGCTCGCCGGCAAGATGCTCGGGCTGCAGGCGCGAGGGGCGCACAACATAAACTTCGTTACTCCGACCCACTACACCCCCCAGATCATGGCCGCGCTATACGCCGCGGTGCAAGATGGCTTCACCATCCCCATCGTCTGGAACACCAGCGGATACGAGCGAGTCGATACCCTGAAGCTTCTGGAGGGGATCGTGGACATCTACCTCCCCGACATGAAGTACACCTCGGAGAGCGAGGCGGTGCGCCTCTCCGGTGCCCCCGGATACACCGAGCTGAACCGCCTCGCGGTCGCCGAGATGCTCGCCCAGGTGGGGCACCTGGAGACGGATGAGGATGGTATCGGGACCCGCGGTCTCATCATCCGCCACCTGGTCCTCCCGGAAGGGGCGGCGGGGAGCGCCGAGACCCTTCGATGGATCGCTGAGCACCTGGGGAGAGAGACGCACATAGCGCTCATGAGCCAGTACTTCCCCGCCCACGTGGCGCCGGAGACCCCGGGGATCGGCAGGAGGATCACCGCGGAGGAGTATGCCGAGGCGGTGGAGGCTCTCGAGGAGTGCGAGCTTGATAACGGCTGGGTGCAGGACGAGCCGGAGTAG
- the carA gene encoding glutamine-hydrolyzing carbamoyl-phosphate synthase small subunit, whose protein sequence is MKAVLALADGRIFKGEAFGASGETSGEVVFNTAMTGYQEVLTDPSYKGQMVTMTYTQIGNTGINPEDIESKQLYLSGFIVREYQDCYSNWRATMSLDAYLKENGIVGIQGIDTRALTRHLRDKGAQNGIISTIDFDPESLVRKARAIPSMSGLDLATGVTCDAPYHWTEGLWELEGGYPQVDKSQLKYKVVAYDFGIKLNILRCLVSAGCDVTVVPATFPAESVLAMNPDGIFLSNGPGDPEPMKEVIENLKGVVGKKPTFGICLGHQLLGLALGGRTVKLKFGNHGSNLPVMDMKTHKVEITAQNHGFAVDILSVGDHCDLGHENLNDQTVEGMFHKNLPVFSVQHHPEASPGPHDSQYLFKRFVEMMESEKK, encoded by the coding sequence ATGAAAGCAGTACTGGCTCTGGCGGATGGCCGGATCTTCAAGGGTGAGGCGTTCGGCGCATCGGGCGAAACGTCAGGCGAGGTCGTCTTCAATACGGCCATGACAGGTTACCAGGAGGTCCTGACCGATCCCTCCTACAAGGGGCAGATGGTCACCATGACCTACACCCAGATCGGCAACACCGGGATCAATCCGGAGGATATCGAGAGCAAACAGCTCTATCTTTCCGGCTTCATCGTCAGGGAATACCAGGACTGCTACTCCAACTGGAGAGCGACCATGAGCCTCGATGCCTACCTCAAGGAGAACGGCATCGTGGGGATCCAGGGGATCGACACCCGCGCGCTCACCCGCCACCTGCGCGACAAGGGTGCCCAGAACGGCATCATCTCCACCATCGACTTCGACCCGGAAAGCCTCGTGCGCAAGGCGCGCGCCATCCCCTCCATGTCCGGCCTCGACCTCGCCACCGGCGTCACCTGCGATGCGCCGTACCACTGGACCGAAGGTCTCTGGGAGTTGGAAGGGGGCTACCCGCAGGTCGACAAGTCGCAGCTCAAGTACAAGGTCGTGGCATACGACTTCGGGATCAAGCTGAACATCCTGCGCTGCCTCGTCTCCGCCGGCTGCGACGTAACCGTGGTACCCGCCACCTTCCCTGCGGAGTCGGTCCTGGCCATGAATCCGGACGGGATCTTCCTCTCCAATGGCCCGGGCGACCCGGAGCCGATGAAAGAGGTGATCGAGAACCTGAAAGGGGTGGTCGGGAAGAAGCCGACCTTCGGCATCTGCCTCGGCCATCAGCTCCTCGGGCTCGCACTCGGCGGGCGGACGGTGAAGCTGAAATTTGGCAACCACGGTTCAAACCTCCCGGTCATGGACATGAAGACGCACAAGGTGGAGATCACTGCCCAGAACCACGGCTTTGCCGTCGACATCCTCTCCGTCGGGGACCACTGCGACCTCGGTCACGAAAACCTGAACGACCAGACCGTCGAGGGGATGTTCCACAAGAACCTGCCGGTCTTCTCGGTGCAGCATCACCCCGAAGCTTCGCCGGGCCCCCACGACTCGCAGTACCTCTTCAAGCGCTTCGTGGAGATGATGGAGAGTGAGAAGAAGTAG
- a CDS encoding dihydroorotase, with amino-acid sequence MNLLIKGGRLIDPSQGIDSVTDILIADGVVMEIGSDLVAPATTPVIDAAGLVVAPGLIDMHVHLRDPGLEYKEDIASGSRAAAAGGFTSIACMPNTSPVNDNKAVTSYILNRAEKEAVVNVFPVGCITKGGKGESLAEIGTLKEAGCVAVSDDGKPVSDADLMRRALEYARGIGIAVISHSEEMSLAGEGVMNEGAVSTELGLKGIPWAAEDVAVARDVYLAEFTGSPVHIAHISTQGSARIIRNAKARGVKVTCETAPHYFTLTDEAVRGYNTNAKMNPPLRGADDVAAMKVALADGTIDAIATDHAPHHADEKDVEYPLAMNGIVGLETSLPLTLALVEEGVLDLQGLVTVMSCNPAKILGIARGTLKPGAIADVTIIDPQREWMLDAASLNSKSKNTPFLGCRLKGAAAYTIVKGQVVHQG; translated from the coding sequence ATGAACCTGTTGATAAAGGGCGGCCGCCTGATAGACCCTTCCCAGGGGATCGACTCTGTCACCGACATCCTGATCGCCGACGGCGTTGTCATGGAAATCGGGTCGGATCTCGTGGCTCCGGCGACGACCCCGGTCATCGACGCGGCCGGCCTGGTGGTGGCCCCCGGGCTGATCGACATGCACGTGCACCTGCGCGATCCGGGGCTGGAGTACAAGGAAGACATCGCCAGCGGCAGCCGCGCCGCGGCGGCCGGCGGTTTCACCTCCATCGCCTGCATGCCGAACACCTCTCCGGTGAACGACAACAAGGCGGTCACCTCCTACATACTGAACCGCGCCGAGAAAGAGGCTGTGGTGAACGTCTTCCCCGTCGGGTGCATCACCAAGGGGGGGAAGGGGGAGAGCCTCGCGGAGATCGGGACGCTGAAGGAAGCCGGGTGCGTCGCCGTCTCCGACGACGGGAAGCCCGTTTCCGACGCGGACCTCATGCGCCGCGCGCTGGAGTACGCCAGGGGAATCGGCATCGCGGTCATCTCCCACAGCGAGGAGATGTCCCTTGCCGGCGAAGGGGTGATGAACGAAGGTGCTGTCTCCACCGAGCTCGGCCTGAAGGGGATCCCGTGGGCCGCGGAGGACGTGGCGGTCGCCCGCGACGTCTACCTCGCCGAGTTCACCGGTTCCCCGGTTCATATCGCCCACATCTCCACGCAAGGCTCCGCTCGCATCATCCGCAACGCGAAGGCCCGTGGCGTGAAGGTCACCTGCGAGACCGCGCCGCACTACTTCACCCTCACGGACGAGGCGGTACGCGGCTACAACACCAATGCCAAGATGAACCCGCCGTTGCGCGGAGCCGACGACGTCGCTGCGATGAAGGTGGCTCTCGCCGACGGGACGATCGACGCCATTGCCACAGATCACGCGCCGCACCATGCGGACGAGAAGGATGTGGAATACCCCCTCGCCATGAACGGGATCGTGGGGCTGGAGACGTCGCTGCCGCTGACGCTCGCCCTTGTCGAGGAGGGGGTTCTCGACCTTCAAGGGCTGGTAACGGTAATGTCGTGCAACCCCGCGAAGATCCTTGGCATAGCCAGAGGGACGCTGAAGCCGGGAGCCATCGCCGACGTCACCATCATCGACCCGCAGAGGGAGTGGATGCTGGATGCGGCGAGCCTCAATTCAAAGTCGAAGAACACCCCGTTTCTCGGGTGTCGCCTGAAAGGGGCGGCTGCCTACACTATCGTGAAGGGGCAGGTCGTTCACCAGGGATAG
- a CDS encoding aspartate carbamoyltransferase catalytic subunit, which translates to MGFRHKDIIGLSELSREEIELLLDTADNLSEINSRDIKKVPTLRGKTVINLFYEASTRTRTSFEIAAKRLSADTVNISASTSSVVKGETLADTALNLLAMQPDIIVMRHSISGAHHYLAQKVSCSVINAGDGAHEHPSQALLDMLTIRQQLGTLAGLKVAIVGDITHSRVARSNIYGLTKLGSQVFLAGPATMIPPGIERLGNVTVCRDIREAVDQADVVMMLRIQLERQGKSLLPSLAEYSRYYGLNEQVLSLAKPGAMVLHPGPVNRGVELGSSVMDGDQSFILKQVENGVAVRMAMLYHVSGGTLATE; encoded by the coding sequence ATGGGGTTCAGGCACAAAGACATCATCGGCCTTAGCGAATTGAGCAGGGAAGAAATCGAGCTCCTCCTCGATACGGCCGACAACCTCAGCGAAATCAACTCACGCGATATCAAGAAGGTCCCGACCCTGCGCGGCAAGACGGTCATCAACCTCTTCTACGAGGCCTCCACCAGGACCCGCACCTCCTTCGAAATAGCCGCAAAGCGCCTCTCTGCCGACACGGTGAACATCTCCGCCTCCACAAGCTCCGTGGTGAAGGGAGAGACCCTCGCCGACACCGCGCTGAACCTCCTGGCCATGCAGCCGGACATCATCGTCATGCGCCACAGCATCTCCGGCGCCCACCACTACCTGGCGCAGAAGGTGTCGTGCTCCGTCATCAACGCAGGGGACGGCGCCCACGAGCACCCCTCCCAGGCGCTTCTGGACATGCTCACCATTCGGCAGCAGCTGGGGACCCTCGCGGGGCTGAAGGTGGCGATCGTTGGCGACATCACCCACAGCCGGGTAGCCCGCTCCAACATCTATGGACTAACGAAGCTCGGGTCGCAGGTGTTTCTTGCGGGACCAGCGACGATGATCCCGCCGGGGATCGAGAGACTCGGCAACGTAACTGTGTGCCGCGACATCCGCGAGGCGGTCGACCAGGCGGACGTAGTGATGATGCTGAGGATCCAGCTGGAGCGCCAGGGGAAGAGCCTCCTGCCGAGCCTCGCCGAATACTCCCGCTACTACGGCCTTAACGAGCAGGTGCTCTCCCTTGCCAAGCCGGGGGCGATGGTGCTGCACCCAGGCCCTGTGAACCGCGGCGTCGAACTCGGCTCCAGCGTCATGGACGGCGACCAGTCATTCATTTTAAAGCAGGTGGAAAACGGCGTGGCGGTACGCATGGCGATGCTCTACCACGTCAGCGGCGGGACGCTGGCGACGGAGTAG